The Candidatus Methanoperedens sp. genomic interval AAAGCAGGCTTGCAAAACTTGAATTAAAGCCTGAGGAGCGCCCGAAAATCGATCCGGAATTTGAAGATGTCACAGAAGGCGAGGAAATAGAGAAGAAAGAAAAGCTGAAAAGCAAATGGGCAAGGCTTGAAGCAATTGTCGGGAGCGAAAAACGCATAAAGATCATTGCAAAGGATATTGTTGATCATTTCGAGAAGCGGCTTGAAGTACTTGAGGGGAAAGGCATGATCGTTTGCATGAGCAGGCGCATCTGCATTGAACTTCACAATGAGATCGTTAAATTGAGACCTGAATGGTATCATCGGGATGACGACAAGGGATTTGTCAAGGTTATTATGACCGGTTCTGCAAGTGACGATGTGAGCTGGCAAGAGCATATCCGGACCAAACCGCGGCGCAAAGCTTTAGGAGACCGCATGAAAGACCCTGCCGACCCTCTTAAAATTGCCATCGTGCGGGATATGTGGCTGACAGGATTTGATGCGCCAAGTCTGCATACAATGTATATTGACAAACCCATGCGAAGTCATGGATTGATGCAGGCTATTGCAAGGGTGAACCGTGTTTTTAAGGATAAGAAGGGAGGACTCGTTGTTGATTATCTTGGAATAGCAGATGAGTTAAAGAAGGCATTATCTGACTATACCGAAAGTGGTGGCAGGGGTAAAACAGTATTCGATAAAGAAGAAGCAGTTGCATTAATGCTTGAAAAATATGAACTTGTGGCAGAACTATTCCATGGTTTTGATTATGAAAGATTCTTCACTGCGTTGCCAAGAGAAAAGATGTCCATTATCCCGGCGGCTATGGAGCATGTGGTAAAGCAGGAGAATGGAAAAGAGAGATATCTTGAGTATGTAACCAGATTATCGCAGGCATTCGCCCTTGCCGTACCGCATGATGAAGCTTTAAAGATCAGGGATGAGGTTGGATTTTTCCAGGTAGTTCGGTCAGGTCTTACTAAAACTACTGTAACAGCAGGCAAACCACAGGAAGATTTAGATTCCGCTATCAGGCAGATTATATCCAAGGCTGTTGTTTCAGACAAAGTGATAGATATTTTTGATGCAGTTGGATTGAAAAAACCGGATATCTCAATACTATCGGATGAATTTTTAACCGAAGTTAAAAAGATGCCATACAAGAATCTTGCTTTTGAATTGCTCAGGAAGCTTCTGAATGATGAAATAAAAACAAGGTCAAAAAAGAATCTGATGCAGGGTAAGTCTTTTGCAGAGATGCTTGAAAAAGCGATTAAAAGATACCAGAATAAGAGTATTGAGACCGCGCAGGTTATTGAGGAATTGATAGAACTGGCAAAAGAGATGCGCGCGGCAAGACTTAGGGGAGAAAAATTAAATTTGAATGAAGAGGAACTTGCGTTCTATGATGCTCTGGAGGTAAATGACAGTGCAGTTAAAGTTCTGGGTGATGAAAAATTAGTAATCATTGCCAGAGAACTTGTTGATACTGTGCGTAAAAATGTAACAATCGACTGGACATTGAAAGAAAGTGTCCAGGCAAAACTTAGAGTCATGGTAAAAAGGATATTAAAGAAGTATGGTTATCCTCCAGATAAACAAAAGAAGGCAACAGAGACCGTGTTGGAACAGGCAAAATTAATATGTAAAGACCTATCTGAAGTGTAAACATTACGAAATTCTTTTTAAATATAACTTTGTTCAATTTTAACGTCATAACATTTTTTTTATTTGCTACATTTGGGTTAACGCCTGGTGAATACAAAAAGGTAAAAGGATTAAAGCGCCAGAATCTCAGGGATCATATGAATGACCTGGAATTGATTTTCACGATGCTTGGAGAGGCTATTGGAAAAAAGAAGTGGGGAAAAAGTAGTCTCCAAAGGGAATTATCTTACTGAACCTGAAATTAAAAAAAGCTTGAGAAGAGAAAAATCATGAGACAGAACGCGGATTTCGCGGATGCTCATGGATTTGTGAAAATCCGTCTGATCCGTGTTCCCGGTTCAAACCAAATTATAAAAACAAAAGATCGAAAGACAGGATTTACAGGATGAACAGGCTTGAAAACCGAAGCGCTGCCAATTGTTATGAACCTTAAACAGATCACCATCGCTAACCCCTACATCCTCGACGAGCAGTACACCGGCGCCGCCACGACTCCCGCACCGGAAATAACAGGAACGGGCGCTTCGACAAAAGAGACGCCGTTCCTTTCAGTGATGTTTACGCTGGCGACCTTGCTTGCTGCTTCGCGCTGGAGGCGCAGATAAATAGCCTATATTGTTATATTGAACTTTCACCGCAAAGAACGCAAAGGGCGCAAAGATTTTGCTGTTACACTTTACGTTCTTTGCGCCCTTTGCGGTTTATTCTATTGTTTCCTTGCGGGCGAAATATGAATGATTCACTATAACTGGATTGTAAAAGGGTTCTAATTGTTCTCTTGATCATGTTTTAATTACAATCATTGTATCTTCAACCTGTTTTCCTCAAGTATTCCAAATGCCGTATTTTTTCATTCATTATTTATGACTATTAAGGTATTGCTTACCTGTATATCTCTGGTTTCATAATATCACTATATTCAGATAATTAGCAATTTTGATATAAATATTGTGATAAAAAAAGAGATATTTGAGTGATAACTAAAATTATCATAATAGAAAGTTTTATAAAGTATAGTACCGATATAAGTTTTAATGCCTGATGATTCAGAAGATAAGTATTGGATATGGATACTTACCTTTACTGCTTTGATTTTCGCTATATATCCAATGATAAAGGACTATGCTGAAGACCCAGCAAAAACTATTTGGCATATGGAACTTACATTGTTTTTTGCATTTGTGTTAATTATGGTTGCCCATTTGTATTATAAATATATAAAGAATTATCAATTTAATATCAGAGGATTTTTTTTTTCGAGGAGAAATTAAGAATCATCAATTTAAAAAGGGTGGAACAAAAATTGCAGCTAATTGAACTACTTTTATTAATCGGCACTTTAGCTGCGGCTGTCCACTTAGAAAAGGATTTGATTTGGTTATATATGTTGTTTGCTCTATGTTCTATCGGTTATTTTATTGCTATTCAAAAACCTTTTTTCAGTGAATCCGAGTTAAAATGGATTTCTACAGTGTCTTTCATAATTGGTGGATTATTTTCTGGTGTTATAAATGGTAATCTTTTTCTTAGCCTACCAAAAGTCGTTTTGCCTCTATCTTTATCTTTAGTTTACGTTATAATCGTCTTAATCTTGTTCGTATTTTATTTTATAGGTTTTTCAATGATACTTTGGATAGCTTTGAAAAAATATGATGATTTTGAATATTAATAAAAAAGTGAATATATCGGCAATGCCCAAGTGAAGCCCCCAACAGCAGCAGAGCTGTCGGAGTATCTCATGGATAAGGCGACTGAGGTTGAATTGACAGTGGTTTGTCCCAGTTGCAGCAGAGCTGCGAGGTATACACGATTAAGATTACACTTCACTTTCAAGTCTTAACATCGCATCCATTCCTTCATCGATAACGTTCTTTTCATTCATCACAGAAACAACATGATCTTCCATCAGTACTTTTCCATCCACTATCACAGTCTTAACATCGCATCCCGATACGCCATTCACAAGCGCTGCAGGGATATTTGAAGATATAAACTGCGGTTTCCTCGTATCCACAATAATTATATCAGCCAGGCACCCTGCTTTGAGTACTCCCGCATTTATCCCCAGTGCCCGTGCACCATTGGCTGTGGCCATCTCAAGCACTGTTTGCGCAGTCATCGCCCGCAGGTCCCTGATCTTATGCAGCAACGCCGCTGCCCTCATCTCTTTCCACATATCGAGACCCGCTCCTGAAGCAGCGCCATCAGTGCCCAGAGCCACGTTAATTCCGATCTTCAGCATTTCAGGCACGCGCGCGACCCCGGCGCCAAGAGCCATATTGCTCGTCGGACAATGAATAACGTTAACTTCCTTATCCTTCAGTATTCCAATATCGTCATCAGATAACCAGATACAGTGCGCTGCGAGCACATTTGGGCCAAGCATGTTTATACTATTTAGCAGATTAATAGAACACATCCCATAGCTTTTTTTCATTAATTTGAGTTCGTCTTCAGTTTCAAGCACATGGATATGAATTCTTGCGCCATCTTTTTTGGCAAGTTCCTTTACTTTTATTAAAAATTCCTTCGAACAGGAAGCAGCCGAATGAGGCGCATACATAGTCGTGATCCTGCCATTTGCTGCGCCGTTCCATTTTTTTACAAATTTCTCCCTGTTTTTAAGTTTCGTTTCGGGATCTTCATTGAGCCCCTCTATCATCCCGTAGCCCAGCGCGGCTCTTATACCTGTTTCCTCTACAACTTTTGCCACTTCGTCCATATGAATGTACATATCAGCAAACGATGTAGTCCCTGATTTTATCATCTCAAGGATCCCCAGGCGGGCGCCTGCCCTTATAAATTCAGGAGTAAGTCTCATCTCAGCTTTCCGGATCTTTTCAGTCCATTCCCTGTATGGAAGCCCATCTGCATAACCCCGTAAAAGCGTCATTGGAAGATGCGTGTGGGCACTTACAAGACCGGGCATCACGACACAGCCTTTTGCATCGATTATTTTATCAGCTTTCACTTTTGTATCCTTTCCTGCAAAAGTTATCAAACCATTATCTACGGCTATCACACCATTTTTGATTATTTCGCCGCACTTAAGAAGGGTGCCCCCTTTGATTGCCAGGTCTGCCATGAACTGTATTAATATCGGCTAATATAAAATAAGTTTTCTAAAAAGCAAATGCAAAAACTTTTAATCATCTCTCACTATAATAGGCCACCCATGAAGAAAGTAGTACTTGCTTATTCAGGCGGGCTTGACACATCTGTGTGTATCCCCCTTTTGAAAGAACATTATGGTTGCGATTACGCTATTACAGTTACGGTTGATGTGGGGCAGCCGGCAAAAGAAATAGAACAGGCAGAAAAAAAGGCCGAAAAGATCAGCCAGAAACATTATACTATCGATGCTAAAGATGAATTCGTAAAAGATTACATTTTTCCCCTCATCAAGGCGAATGGCAGCTACGAAGGATATGTGCTTGGCACATCAATAGCACGTCCACTGATTGCAAAAAAGGTCGTGGAAGTAGCAAAAAAAGAAAAAGCACAGGTTCTTGCTCATGGATGTACCGGTAAAGGCAATGACCAGTTAAGATTTGAGACTATTTTCAGGAGCACTTCGCTGGAAGTCGTAGCCCCTATGAGGGATATGAACCTCACGCGTGAATGGGAAATGGAATATGCGAAAAAGAACGGTATCCCTGTAGCTGCAACCAGATCAAAGCCCTGGAGCGTGGATGAGAATATATGGAGCAGGAGCATCGAAGGCGGGCGGCTTGAAGAGCCGGATTTTGTTCCTCCTGAAGAGATATTTGAGTGGACAGTTTCACCGGAAAAAGCGCCTGCTGCCCAAATTATCGATATAGGTTTTAAGAATGGAATTCCTGTATCGCTTGATGGTGAAAAATCAGATGGGGTTTCATTGATCCAGAAGCTCAACGCAATTGGCGGGGCGCATGGTGTGGGGCGCACTGATATGATCGAAGACAGGGTTCTCGGGATCAAGGCAAGGGAGAACTATGAGCATCCCGCAGCTACGATATTGCTTATGGCGCATAAAGATCTTGAGAAGCTTGTCCTGACAAGAGATGAATTGAGGTTCAAGTCAATTGTCGATGATACATGGAGCGAACTTGCCTACAAAGGTCTTGTGGATGAGCCGCTTTATTCGGATTTGAACGTTTTTATTGATAAGACGCAGGAAAGAGTGACCGGGTCTGTAAAAGTTAAGCTCTACAAAGGAAGCGCAAAGGTCATTGCAAGAAATTCACCCTATGCATTATATTCTGCAGATATATCATCTTTTGACAGCAAAACCATAGACCAGAAGGATGCAGAAGGATTCTGCAAATATCACGGCTTCCAGGCGCGGTTGTTCAAGAAGCTGGGATAAGATATGATATTTCAAGAAAAAAAAGAAAATGGGCTTTATATCAATGAGCCCATATCCACATTCTCATCCGCGCTTGAAAGCGGTTCCTCTACAAGCAGGTCTTTTTCACCGGGAACGCTCAGGTTCCCATCAATTTCCGCCCCTGTAGCAGGTTGCTGTTGCTGTCCAGGCTTATCATCTGCTCTCTTATCCGTGCAGCCAGAAAACAGCACTGCAAGGATAAGGAGACATGCCAGTGTCAGATGTAGTTTTCTCATTTAGCTTTCCTCCTTGAGATCGCGTTACTCTTGAGCTCTTTGAATTTATCCTGCGCTTTCTTGAGGTCATCCTTTGCCCCGCTAAAGTCGCCAGCCTTGTATTTAGACTCAGCTGAATCCACAAGACCCTTTATTTCATCGATTCCCGCACTTTCAGCAGAAACATCGATACCGCGCTTCTGAGCAGCAGCCAGAGCCGTTTCACTCTTTGCGATAATATCTCTTGCCTTTGTTATTGCAGCAGCGAACCTCTGGCTCTGCCCTGCGGTCTTTGCAAGTTCGACAAGCTCCTTGTATTTGTTTTTTATCTGATCTCTTACGGTCTTGTATGCCTCAACTTCAGGTTTTGTGCACTTACCCAGACCCTCGCCAGTGCAAGCAGAGATACCTTCGTTCATGGAATCGACAAAAGCGCTTCTCAGACTGCTTATTTCATCAAGCTTTGCCTGGAGGGCGCTTACATCAATACCCTTTTCCTTTGCCTTGTCCAATCTTCCCTGGGCTCTTGCAAGTGCCAGGTCAAAAAACTCAAGGTTCCTGTCCTTTCTGGCTTCCCTGGCTTCGGTAACAAGAGAGTCGAAATAATCGCTGTTCGCGGAAAGTGCAGCGTTTAGCGCATCTTTTGCGGCTGATTCATTGCCTGATACAAGCGTTTTGGTTTCTGTCCTGAAGCTTGTGACCGTATCTTTCATCTGCGAGATTATGCTCTTCCCGCCCGGGTAATCGTTCTTCTCAGCCGCAGCTTTTAGCTGGTCTGCAAGTAAAACGAATTTATCTTTCAACGTCACAAGTTTTGAAGCGTCTTTGCCAGCGGACTGGACATATCCGATAATCGCTTCCATCCCTATCCTGTGCTTCTCAACAGGTAACAGGGCATACTTGTAGAGCATCCACGCCTGTTTTGTCTTTATTACGGACTCTGCCGGAGCGGGTGCGCTATCCTCGTCAAAGGTCTTAGCAGTTATGGCATCTGATGCCGCTTCCGCGTTGGGTTCTGTTATAGTCTCTACTGTTGGCACACCTGCAGGTTCACTTTCAACAGGGGCTGAATTTACCTCTGCTTCTGTGATGTCCGAGGTAGTAAGTTCATTTGCCCTGTATGCCTCTTTGACAAGCCAGAGCACATCGGCTTTGCGCAGTTCCCCGCGCTTGATGGCTTCAAGGAGTATCGATCTCACATCATCCCTTGTAAGTTCGCCTGCTTTATATGCTTCCACAATGAGCCATTTGACATCAGCCCTCGTTAGCTCGCCGTGGCGGTAAGCTGCTGTGATAATAATGCGTAAATCCTCGCGCGTAAGCTCATTGTTCTTGTATGCCTGGATGAGCAGCCATTTAACATCATCGCGCTTGAGTTCGTTGTGATTATATGCAACGATAATTATTTCACGGATATCATCCCGCGTAAGCTCTCCAGCCTTATAAGCCCCAGCTATGAGCCATTTCATGTCCTCGCGGGTGAGTTCGCCGTTCTTGTATGCATGGGTTATTATCCATGCAATGTCGTCGCGTTTGAGTTCACCGGTTTTATAAGCTTCCATGATAAGGAACTTCATATCTGCCCTGGTTAGCTCGTTGTTCTTGTATGCCTGCGCGATTATGAACCGCAGGTCATCCCTTGTAAGCTCGCCATTCTTATAAGCTTCAGTGAGAATCCATCTTAAGTCCGCACGCGTGAGCTTGCCTTCTTTATACATTTCGCCAAGCAACCACCTCATATCCTCCCTTTTCAGGACATTATGATTGTAAGCCGTTGTTATCGCTTTTTTCAGGTCTGCTTTTGTAAGCGTTCCTGCTGTATATTTATTGCTAAGTTCGGTTTTAACTGCATCACGGGTTATTTTGTTCTTTGAATAATCTGAAATAACTCCTGTCTCTGGACTGACTGGGTCGTCAGCTCCTGCAACTGCCGTTACCGCGGTTAAAACCATTGCCACAAGTAATAAGGTTTTAACTCTATTCATACAATTTCGGCCTCCTTTGACCTGAGATTATATTCTCACTTTAAATATTTAAACCTTGACTCCACAATTTTTTAGGAATATTCAATTCCAAAGAACCAGTCCTATTTTTGCAATTCCTGATATGGGCCCGCTGAGATTCGAACTCAGGACCTCCGCTGTGTGAGAGCGACGTCATAACCGGCTAGACCACGAGCCCTTTATTGTGCCTGATAAGATTGTATTACTAATAAGATTTGCTATATAAAAATTTAATTTGTATTCGTATTTGTGCCTTCTTTCCAGACCCGGACAACTTTTCTTTCATCAGGATCAACAAGCGCGGAAATACCTTTCCATGAAACGCTAAGCAGGGTTTTTGGCAGGTAGAATTTTTCAGATGTTTTGGGTAAAATCCGTTTCACGGAAGGGATACCCAGATTGCTAACAGATGTAGCCAGATCCCTGTCAGTTAACGCTATCCCGATAGCATCGTTCCTGTAAGTCGCAGGTATCGCTTCAAGAAGATAGCCTGTCATCAACAATTCATTTTTTTCAAATACAAAATCGTATATATCAGGAATTTCCGAATCAAGTGTAGTGGCTGTTACCTTGATATCGATCTTATTCGTATCACCTTTTGTACTGATATTCACCAGTTCATACTCCGTTTTATAAGGAGTTATTTCCAGAAATAACAATTCTTCGATCTTTCCGGCATTATCCGGCCGGTCACCCTGCCATTGGACATTATGTACCCATTCAGGCCTGACATTTGAATTTAAGTTCCCCTGGTCAAGAGCAAGCCCGATACCAAGTCCGAGAATCAGCAATATAATAGTAACTATTATTTTATTATCCATTTTCTAACCTCCATAAACATTTTCCTATATGGAATAGGTCTTTTCACATGCACCCGGGAAAATAAACAGGAACAAACAGGAGAGGATTACTCCCCTATTTGTATAGAGTATTCAAAACTCTCTGTGTTCTTTGGCAGCACTTTTAGTGTCCATTCGCCTATCAAACCGCCCGTCTCATAGGTTTCTAAAAGCCGGTCTCCATTTTCCTGGTATATTCCCTTGCTGTCAAGTTCCCATGGCGGGATCTGGCCGCCCATATTCACCATACCTCTAATCACTGTCTTTGTGACATTAAGGTCAACCGGACCATTGGGCCCAATAAGTGTTGTTTCAAAAGATGGATCTTTCTTATTTTTTCCAGTTGCCATCCCGTATGGATACCCGTAATTAGAACCGGAGCTTATCTCAATAGTCAGTGGCTTTACCTCTTTCATGCTAAAACTCTTCACAAATGGCTCAGATGGTTGCGTCCAGACATTGAAGCTTAACTGGACCCTGCTGTCCCATTCCTGAATTGATGGGTCATCGATGTTAAGTTTTATGGCCCCGTTATAATAACCTTTTGCATCTGCGGGAACCTGCACATGGATTTTTACGGTTTCAGTCCCGCCAGCAGGAACATTGGCCGGTGAAGTTATTGTTATTGCATCATCGGTAAAAGCTGGCGCCATCTGCCCTGGCCCGCCGTAGAACATGTTATCATTACTCATTTTGGGATCGATTTTTATTGCTTCCGTCCCGATATTCTTGAGTTTTACCTCAAAGTCATAACCTCTTCCTGCTTCAAGCATATCGTTTATATATGGTGCCATTATCTGTATCTTTGGTTTAGTCCACACATCAATTGACATCTGCAGCGCATGAATATAATTAGGGACAGGACTTGGATATGGCGTTGGCATGGTTTCATCCGTGAATGCCACCTGGACACCGGAATTACCTATTGATGCATCTCCCGGTACGGTAACTTTAATGGTGAATTTCTGGTTTCCCCCTGCTGGTATTTCTGCA includes:
- a CDS encoding type I restriction endonuclease subunit R, yielding MTGMTESEVEVAALEVLSDLGYKTIYGLDIAPDGISPERQSYSDVILTERLRDAIDRFNPDIPEEAREEVVKKVLRSESPLLIINNQSFHKMLVNGVDVEYRRKDGSIAGDKVWLFDFNNPQNNEFLAVNQFTVLENNNNRRLDIILFINGLPLVVIELKNPADENATIWTAFNQLETYKAQIPSLFPYNEILVISDGIEARAGTITSNKERFMPWKTIEGNETASSAMPQLEVLFQGMFDKKILLDLIRHFMVFEQERQDIHKKLAAYHQYHAVNKAIEATLKASSPIGDKRCGVVWHTQGSGKSLTMAFYTGKLVLALDNPTIVVLTDRNDLDDQLFGTFGRCHDLLRQKPVQATSRSELKKLLMVASGGVVFTTIQKFFPEEKGDRYPLLSERRNIIVIADEAHRSQYDFIDGFAKYMRDALPNASFIGFTGTPIEKADRSTPAVFGNYIDIYDIEQAVEDGATVRIYYESRLAKLELKPEERPKIDPEFEDVTEGEEIEKKEKLKSKWARLEAIVGSEKRIKIIAKDIVDHFEKRLEVLEGKGMIVCMSRRICIELHNEIVKLRPEWYHRDDDKGFVKVIMTGSASDDVSWQEHIRTKPRRKALGDRMKDPADPLKIAIVRDMWLTGFDAPSLHTMYIDKPMRSHGLMQAIARVNRVFKDKKGGLVVDYLGIADELKKALSDYTESGGRGKTVFDKEEAVALMLEKYELVAELFHGFDYERFFTALPREKMSIIPAAMEHVVKQENGKERYLEYVTRLSQAFALAVPHDEALKIRDEVGFFQVVRSGLTKTTVTAGKPQEDLDSAIRQIISKAVVSDKVIDIFDAVGLKKPDISILSDEFLTEVKKMPYKNLAFELLRKLLNDEIKTRSKKNLMQGKSFAEMLEKAIKRYQNKSIETAQVIEELIELAKEMRAARLRGEKLNLNEEELAFYDALEVNDSAVKVLGDEKLVIIARELVDTVRKNVTIDWTLKESVQAKLRVMVKRILKKYGYPPDKQKKATETVLEQAKLICKDLSEV
- a CDS encoding amidohydrolase family protein encodes the protein MADLAIKGGTLLKCGEIIKNGVIAVDNGLITFAGKDTKVKADKIIDAKGCVVMPGLVSAHTHLPMTLLRGYADGLPYREWTEKIRKAEMRLTPEFIRAGARLGILEMIKSGTTSFADMYIHMDEVAKVVEETGIRAALGYGMIEGLNEDPETKLKNREKFVKKWNGAANGRITTMYAPHSAASCSKEFLIKVKELAKKDGARIHIHVLETEDELKLMKKSYGMCSINLLNSINMLGPNVLAAHCIWLSDDDIGILKDKEVNVIHCPTSNMALGAGVARVPEMLKIGINVALGTDGAASGAGLDMWKEMRAAALLHKIRDLRAMTAQTVLEMATANGARALGINAGVLKAGCLADIIIVDTRKPQFISSNIPAALVNGVSGCDVKTVIVDGKVLMEDHVVSVMNEKNVIDEGMDAMLRLESEV
- a CDS encoding argininosuccinate synthase, with the translated sequence MKKVVLAYSGGLDTSVCIPLLKEHYGCDYAITVTVDVGQPAKEIEQAEKKAEKISQKHYTIDAKDEFVKDYIFPLIKANGSYEGYVLGTSIARPLIAKKVVEVAKKEKAQVLAHGCTGKGNDQLRFETIFRSTSLEVVAPMRDMNLTREWEMEYAKKNGIPVAATRSKPWSVDENIWSRSIEGGRLEEPDFVPPEEIFEWTVSPEKAPAAQIIDIGFKNGIPVSLDGEKSDGVSLIQKLNAIGGAHGVGRTDMIEDRVLGIKARENYEHPAATILLMAHKDLEKLVLTRDELRFKSIVDDTWSELAYKGLVDEPLYSDLNVFIDKTQERVTGSVKVKLYKGSAKVIARNSPYALYSADISSFDSKTIDQKDAEGFCKYHGFQARLFKKLG